The Ochrobactrum sp. BTU1 region CGGTTTCGGATGTAGTTGGCGCCATGATCGTTGGCTTCTTCGCATTCTTCCATGGTCATGCCCATGGCGGTGAAATTGGTGGAGCGGCTTTCCTTTCCTATGGTGCTGGATTTACGCTGGCGACGATCCTGCTCCATGTGGCAGGTATTGGCGTGGGGCTCACAGCCGGGCGCATGATGACGGAGAAAAACTGGCGAATTGCCCTGCGCTTTACGGGTGGCGCGACGGCTCTTGGCGGCCTCATGCTGATGGCCGGATGAGGTGATGCGATGATACCCGGAGAAATCATTACCGCCGATGGCGACATAGAGCTCAATCAAGGCCAATCGACCATTACCCTCAAAGTGGCCAATACCGGCGATCGCCCTATCCAGGTGGGAAGCCATTATCACTTCTACGAAGTCAATGCGGCGTTGTCTTTTGATCGCGAGCAGGCGCGTGGTTTCAGGCTCGATATTGCAGCCGGAACTGCAGTTCGTTTCGAGCCGGGACAGGAGCGTGATGTGACGCTTGTGCCGATTGGTGGAAAACGCGAAATTTATGGCTTCCGTCAGCTTGTCATGGGCAGGCTCTAATCCAGGAAAAAGGGGAATCCCATGCCAGCCAGAATTAGTCGCGTCACATATGCGCAGATGTTCGGCCCGACCACCGGAGACAAGGTTCGGCTTGCCGATACGGAGCTGTTTATCGAAGTCGAAAAAGATATGACCGTCCATGGCGAGGAGGTGAAGTTCGGTGGTGGCAAGGTTATCCGTGACGGTATGGGGCAAAGCCAGCTATCGCGCGCACAAGGCGCTATGGATACTGTCATCACCAATGCGCTGATCCTTGATCATACCGGCATTTACAAGGCCGATGTCGGTCTGCTCGACGGGCGTATTGCGGGCATCGGCAAAGCCGGCAATCCTGATACTCAGCCCGGTGTAACGATTATCATCGGCCCCGGCACGGAGATCATAGCAGGCGAAGGCCGTATCCTGACTGCGGGTGCTATTGATTCACATATCCATTTCATTTCGCCACAGCAGGTGGAAGAAGCTTTGAACTCTGGTGTCACCTGTATGGTCGGTGGCGGCACCGGTCCGGCACATGGTACCCTTGCTACCACCTGCACTCCGGGACCGTGGAACATTGCTCGTTTGATCCAGTCATTTGACGGCATGGCGATGAATTTCGGCGTGTTTGGCAAGGGCAATGCATCCTTGCCCGGCGCACTGGAGGAAATGGTGCTTGCTGGTGCTTGCGGTCTGAAACTCCATGAAGATTGGGGAACGACCCCGGCCTCTATCGACAATTGCCTTGATGTCGCGGACCGGTTTGATGTGCAGGTGGCAATCCATACCGACACGCTCAATGAATCGGGCTTTGTTGAAGATACGCTTGCTGCTTTCAAAGGGCGCACGATCCATTCATTTCATACCGAAGGTGCAGGTGGCGGGCACGCCCCCGATATCATACGCGTCTGCCAATATCCGAACGTATTGCCCGCTTCGACCAACCCCACACGGCCTTATACGGTCAATACGGTGGCCGAACATCTCGATATGCTGATGGTCTGCCATCACCTGTCGCCATCTATCCCGGAAGACATAGCCTTTGCTGAAAGTCGCATCCGCAAGGAAACGATTGCCGCCGAAGATATTCTGCATGACATGGGTGCTTTCTCTATCATCTCATCAGACAGTCAGGCCATGGGCCGTGTTGGCGAAATGATTATTCGCTGCTGGCAAACTGCCGACAAGATGAAGCGGCAACGAGGCGCACTCTCTGAAGATGTACCAGGCAATGATAATTACCGTGCCCGTCGCTATGTTGCGAAATATACGATCAACCCAGCAATTGCGCATGGCATGTCGCATGAGATTGGTTCGGTCGAAGTTGGAAAGCGCGCCGATCTGGTATTGTGGAATCCGGCATTCTTTGGGGTAAAGCCAGATTTCGTATTGCTTGGCGGCTGGATTGCAACCGCCCCGATGGGCGACCCAAATGCTTCCATTCCCACGCCGCAACCCATGCATTACAGGCCTATGTTCGGCTCGTTCGGCAAGGCGCGCACTAACAGCTCGATAACATTCGTTTCTGAAGCCGCGATGGCTGCAGGTTTGCGGGAGTCGATTGGGGTGGACAAACGAATGCTTGCGATCAAAAATACGCGCGGTGGTATTGGCAAACGCTCGATGATTTTGAATGATGCCATGCCGCAGATTGAAGTCGACCCGGAAACCTACGAAGTGCGGGCCAATGGTGAGCTTTTGACTTGCGAGCCAGCGGATGTCGTTCCGATGGCTCAACGCTACTTCCTGTTTTAAAGGTTTGAAATGATAGAAGTAAAGTCAATCATCCGCGCTCATGAAGTAATTGATGCTGTCCCGGCGGGCCATGCAATCCTCGAACGCGATGAGCGCCATCTGCGCCGCAAAGCCATAGCACTTGAAGACGGTGAGAAAATCTTTATGGATTTTGCTGAGCCGGTAGTGCTCGACCATGGCGACCGGTTGGTGCTGGAAGATGGGCGCGAGATCGAAGTTCGTGCCGCCCTAGAGGCGCTCTATGAGGTCCGCGGTCGCGATGCACTCCATATTGCGGAGCTTGCATGGCACATCGGCAACAGACATCTTGCCGCACAGATTGAACCGGATCGAATTTTCATTCTGCGAGATCACGTAATTCGGGAGATGCTCGAAGGGCTTGGCGCCAAAGTTATTGATACCGTTGCAATCTTCAGGCCATTGCGCGGAGCCTATTCGGGCGCGCATTCAGCACACGATCACCAGCATAACCACCATGTCGATCACCACCACGATCACGACTGATCAGAACGTTGCATTGGTGCGCTTGATGGCCTGGCTTTCGCCGGCCTTTCCGGTGGGCTCTTTCAGCTATAGCATTGGGCTGGAACGTGCGGTTCATGATGGTCTGGTAACCGATGTTGAGGGACTGCAAACGTGGCTGCAATCGCTCATCAAGTATGGGTCAGGCTGGAATGATGCTGTCCTGTTTGCGGAAAGCTGGCGAAAGGCCGTTTCAGGTGGTGACCTTCAGGAAGTAGCGGAGCTTGGCGCAGCACTAGCAGGTTCCCACGAACGGCGCATGGAAACTATGTTGCAAGGCTCTGCATTTTTGGTGGCTGCCGAACCTTGGGATCATGTAATTTTCAGACGCCTGCCGTCTGAATGTGCTTATCCTGTTGCGGTGGGTGCCGTGTCCGGCGCGCACGGCATTCCGCTGGGATTGGCACTGAGCGCCTATCTACAGGCTTTTTGCATCAATCTTCTGCAAGCATCCATTCGGCTTTCCGTTACTGGGCAAGCGGGCGTTACAAGCCTGATGGCAGCTTTGGAGCCAACGCTTGTTACGACGGCTGCAAGGGCTGCTCAATCCATATTGGATGACCTTGGTTCGGCAACATTTCTTGCTGAAATCATGGCCATGAAACACGAAACACAGCATTCGAGGCTTTTCCGCTCATGACACAAAAAAACGGACCTTTGCGCGTTGGTATCGGTGGCCCCGTAGGCTCGGGAAAGACGACTTTAACGGAGAAACTCTGCAAGGCCTTACGCGAGAAATATTCCATTGCGGTAATCACAAACGATATTTACACGCGGGAGGATGCGCTCATTCTCGCCAAACATCAGGCCTTGTCTGAAGATCGCATCATGGGTGTGGAGACAGGCGGGTGTCCGCACACGGCGATCCGCGAAGACGCTTCAATCAATCTTCAGGCGATTGCCGAGATGAACAAGCGGTTTCCCGATCTGGATATCGTTTTCATCGAATCTGGCGGTGACAATCTTGCAGCAACATTTTCGCCCGATCTCGCGGATCTGACGCTTTATGTAATTTCCGTTTGTCAGGGCGAGGAAATACCGCGCAAGGGCGGGCCGGGCATCACGCGGTCCGACTTTCTTGTGATTAATAAGAGCGATCTTGCGCCATATGTTCATGTTGATCTCGATATCATGAATGGCGACGCTGCGCGGATGCGTGGCAAGCGTCCTTATGGATTTACTGATCTGCATCGCGGCAAGGGTGTGCAGGAGGTTGTGGATTTCATTTTGGAGAACGGCAATCTTTAGAGATTCATGCGTCGGCACATGGCGATGAAACTCTTAACTGCCTGCGATGCCTCGCTTTTACGAAAAGCCAGTGCCACGTCGGACGTGGTGGAAATTCCAGCAACATCGATATAGCGAATGCCGGGCAAGCCCACAGCACTTAGCGATTTTGGCGCAAGTGCCACGCCCATCCCGATAGATACGCGGCTCGCAATTTCGGTGAAATCGAGCGCTTGAGCGCTGATGTTGGGTTCAAAGCCTGCGATGTGACAGGCTTCGATGGTTGTACCGTGAAATCCGATATCGGCTGGCTGACGCGGGGTGATGAAGATTTCATCCTTGAGTGACGGAAGCTCAATGGTAGCTTGATGCGCCAGCGGGTGCGTTTCGCTGAGAACTGCAACAAGCGGCTCCTTTCTCACCACTAGGCTGGTGAGACCAGGCAGAAGAAGCGCAGGCCACCGCACGAAACCCATGTCGAGGAGCCCTTCGGAAATGCGCGTCAATTGCATCCGCAGCTCCATCTCGACCAGATTGACCGAAACGTCGGGATATTCCTGCTTGAACTTGCGAATGGTCTCGAACACTACGCCCGAATAGGCAGCAGAGGCGACATAGCCGATGGAAATCTGGCCAATTTCACCACGCCCGGCACGGTTGACCGCAATCATCGTCGCATCGACCTGCATGAGTATTTTGACTGCCTCGCGATAAAGCACTTCGCCTGATTGCGTCAGTTGAACGGCGCGTCGCGAGCGATCAAGAAGAGGTGCACCGAGAATGGTTTCCAGCGCCATGATCTGCTGGCTGAGACCGGGTTGGGCAATGCCAAGTTTTGCAGCTGCCCGTTCAAAGTTCTTCTCCTCAACAAGCGCGCAGAAATAACGCAAATGTCGAAGTTCAAAGGATCTGGACGTAAGGAGCTTGCTGCGCTGTTCCGGCATGGCTGTTTCTTTGAATAATTCAAAACTATGGCGATTTTGATTAGCATAACTCAAACTTATGAAAAATACGCCCTTGAATTATTGGATAGATTACGAAAAGATGATTAATGGAGTCCAGTTTAAACCTTGAGGGGATCAAAGTGAAAATCCTGGCCCGAAACCGCCACGCATTATCGGTCGTCATTCTTTCCGGCACAACCTTCGCTGCCATCGTTGCAGCACATGCGCAGGAAACAGCAAGCCCCACCGTGCTTGCACCGATTGTTGTGAATAGCGGTTCGGAAGATCCAACCGCTCCCGTCAAAGGCTATGTTGCCAGAACAAGCATCAGCGCGACCAAGACCGGCACACCGCTGGTTGAAACCCCGCAGTCTATTTCGGTCATTACGGCTGACCAGTTGAAAGCGCAGGATGCGCAAACCCTTGGGCAAGCGCTTGGCTATACGCCGGGTGTGGTTTCCGAACCCTATGGTTCCGACCCGCGCTTTGATTCACCGCTGATCCGTGGTTTTGATGGCCGTCAGGTGCAGTTCTTAAACGGTCTTCGCCTGATGCGCACTGCAGGTGCCTCGGCGGTTGATCCTTATATGCTTGAGCGTATCGAAGTGGTGCGCGGACCTGCTTCGGTGATGTTCGGTCAGGGTAATCCCGGTGGCCTGATCAATATGATCAGCAAGCGCCCGACGTTTGAGAAGTTCGGCGAGATCGGCGTTCAGGCTGGCAGCTATGACACCTATGGCACCTATTTCGATTTTGGCGGTCCTGTCGCGGAAAGTGATCAGTTTGCTTATCGCCTGACGGGCATGGTGCGCAAAGCTGGCACACAGACTGACTATCTCGACAATGATCGCTATTTCATCGCGCCCGCTTTCACATGGAAGCCGGATGAAGATACCAAGCTCACCATTCTCACCAGCTTCCAGCATGACAATCCAAGCTCACCTTCGGGCTTGCCTGCACAGCTCACATTGAACGCGACCGATTACAGCCTGCCACGCGACTTCTATGTCGGCGATCCAAGCTATGACGATTCAAGCCGCAATGTCGTCAATCTCGGTTATGAGCTTGAACATCGCATCAACGAAACATGGACCTTCCGGCAGAACGCGCGTTATACCAATCAACGCTGGGATTATACGGCGCTTGGCATGGCATCGACCGGTCTCGCAAAGGACGGCCGCACGATCAACCGCACGGCCACAGTTCAGAACGAACGCCTGAACACGTTCAATATCGATAATAATCTGGTCGCCGAGTTCGATACAGGTCTGGTCGAGCACAAGTTTCTTGTCGGTGTCGACTATCGCTATTTCGACAATAGTGCCGGAACGCAGTTCTGGAGTGCGACCACACTGGATGCCTACAACCCTGTCTATGGTGGGCCGATCAAGTACCTGACCGCGAAGCCGACCGTTAACACGCTTGTCGATTCCCGCATGACGCAGGTTGGTATCTATGCGCAGGACGAGCTGGCCTATGAAAACTGGCGCGCGACTTTCGCTCTGCGTCAGGATTGGGCTTCGACCCGCGGCACCTCTACCAATCGCAATACCAATACACCACGCCCGCTTGATCAGGATGATGAGAAACTGACCGGCCGTGCAGGCCTTGGTTATGTGTTTGACAATGGCATCGCGCCTTATGTCAGCTATTCGACTTCGTTTGAACCTGTAGCAGTTTCGGCAACCGCAGGTGTATTGCAGCCAACGACCGGCAAGCAGTGGGAAGCAGGCGTAAAATATCAGCCAAATGGCTGGGATGGTTATTTTGCTGCAGCGGTTTATGATCTGCGCCAGCAGAATGTGCCAATCAGCGTTCCGCTGCCGGGCGGAACCGGTTCCACGACTGAACAGATCGGCGAAATTCAGGTTAAGGGGCTTGAGCTTGAAGGTGTGACCAGCCTTGCCCAAGGCCTCGATCTGCGTGCAGCCTACACCTATATGAAGGCCGAAATCGTAAGCGGCAAGGATGACGGAAATCGTCCGCCGAACGTGCCAGAACATGCAGCCAGCCTTTGGCTTGATTACACCTTCCAAGAAGGTTCCGTGCTTGAAGGATTTGGCGTTGGTGGCGGTGTGCGCTATCTTGGCCAGCGCTTTGGCGATACAGGGAATACGCTTGATCTTGATGGCGTGACCCTCGCCGATGCTGCAATCCACTATCAGAAGGATCACATCAGGGCGTCGCTCAATATCAAGAATATTGCGGACAAGAAGTATGTCGCAAGTTGCAGTTCTTTCGGATGTAACTATGGTGACGGCAGAACCTATATGAGCAAGCTGACATTTACATGGTAACAGGCCCGCAACGCGGATCGTTAGTCTCTGCATCTAAAATCAGCCGCCGGAAAGCCCTTGGCCTTCTGGCGGCTTTGGCTTTGCCGAATGTGGCACGCGCCAATCCATTTCCGCGTATTGCGGCAATCGATTGGGCCATGCTCGAATGTCTGGTGGCATTGGGTGTCACGCCGATTGCGGCAACAGAGCTGATCCGGTTTCGTGAAGATGCGGTTGAGCCGCAATTGCCTGCTTCGGTTGTCGATCTCGGTCTGCGTGGTTCGCCGAATTTCGAGCTGCTTTATCTGCTCAAGCCTGATCTGATCCTGAGTTCCCCTTTTTATACCCGGCATGAAGAGGCGATGAAATCGATAGCGCCGATCATGTCGTTGCCGTTTTACGTGCGCGGCGAGGGGCCCTATGAGAAGTCGCTGCAAGCTGTAACGGCGCTGGGCGATAAGCTTGAACT contains the following coding sequences:
- a CDS encoding urease subunit beta, giving the protein MIPGEIITADGDIELNQGQSTITLKVANTGDRPIQVGSHYHFYEVNAALSFDREQARGFRLDIAAGTAVRFEPGQERDVTLVPIGGKREIYGFRQLVMGRL
- the ureC gene encoding urease subunit alpha, which encodes MPARISRVTYAQMFGPTTGDKVRLADTELFIEVEKDMTVHGEEVKFGGGKVIRDGMGQSQLSRAQGAMDTVITNALILDHTGIYKADVGLLDGRIAGIGKAGNPDTQPGVTIIIGPGTEIIAGEGRILTAGAIDSHIHFISPQQVEEALNSGVTCMVGGGTGPAHGTLATTCTPGPWNIARLIQSFDGMAMNFGVFGKGNASLPGALEEMVLAGACGLKLHEDWGTTPASIDNCLDVADRFDVQVAIHTDTLNESGFVEDTLAAFKGRTIHSFHTEGAGGGHAPDIIRVCQYPNVLPASTNPTRPYTVNTVAEHLDMLMVCHHLSPSIPEDIAFAESRIRKETIAAEDILHDMGAFSIISSDSQAMGRVGEMIIRCWQTADKMKRQRGALSEDVPGNDNYRARRYVAKYTINPAIAHGMSHEIGSVEVGKRADLVLWNPAFFGVKPDFVLLGGWIATAPMGDPNASIPTPQPMHYRPMFGSFGKARTNSSITFVSEAAMAAGLRESIGVDKRMLAIKNTRGGIGKRSMILNDAMPQIEVDPETYEVRANGELLTCEPADVVPMAQRYFLF
- the ureE gene encoding urease accessory protein UreE, translated to MIEVKSIIRAHEVIDAVPAGHAILERDERHLRRKAIALEDGEKIFMDFAEPVVLDHGDRLVLEDGREIEVRAALEALYEVRGRDALHIAELAWHIGNRHLAAQIEPDRIFILRDHVIREMLEGLGAKVIDTVAIFRPLRGAYSGAHSAHDHQHNHHVDHHHDHD
- a CDS encoding urease accessory protein UreF, which gives rise to MSITTTITTDQNVALVRLMAWLSPAFPVGSFSYSIGLERAVHDGLVTDVEGLQTWLQSLIKYGSGWNDAVLFAESWRKAVSGGDLQEVAELGAALAGSHERRMETMLQGSAFLVAAEPWDHVIFRRLPSECAYPVAVGAVSGAHGIPLGLALSAYLQAFCINLLQASIRLSVTGQAGVTSLMAALEPTLVTTAARAAQSILDDLGSATFLAEIMAMKHETQHSRLFRS
- the ureG gene encoding urease accessory protein UreG gives rise to the protein MTQKNGPLRVGIGGPVGSGKTTLTEKLCKALREKYSIAVITNDIYTREDALILAKHQALSEDRIMGVETGGCPHTAIREDASINLQAIAEMNKRFPDLDIVFIESGGDNLAATFSPDLADLTLYVISVCQGEEIPRKGGPGITRSDFLVINKSDLAPYVHVDLDIMNGDAARMRGKRPYGFTDLHRGKGVQEVVDFILENGNL
- a CDS encoding LysR family transcriptional regulator; the protein is MPEQRSKLLTSRSFELRHLRYFCALVEEKNFERAAAKLGIAQPGLSQQIMALETILGAPLLDRSRRAVQLTQSGEVLYREAVKILMQVDATMIAVNRAGRGEIGQISIGYVASAAYSGVVFETIRKFKQEYPDVSVNLVEMELRMQLTRISEGLLDMGFVRWPALLLPGLTSLVVRKEPLVAVLSETHPLAHQATIELPSLKDEIFITPRQPADIGFHGTTIEACHIAGFEPNISAQALDFTEIASRVSIGMGVALAPKSLSAVGLPGIRYIDVAGISTTSDVALAFRKSEASQAVKSFIAMCRRMNL
- a CDS encoding TonB-dependent siderophore receptor, with the protein product MESSLNLEGIKVKILARNRHALSVVILSGTTFAAIVAAHAQETASPTVLAPIVVNSGSEDPTAPVKGYVARTSISATKTGTPLVETPQSISVITADQLKAQDAQTLGQALGYTPGVVSEPYGSDPRFDSPLIRGFDGRQVQFLNGLRLMRTAGASAVDPYMLERIEVVRGPASVMFGQGNPGGLINMISKRPTFEKFGEIGVQAGSYDTYGTYFDFGGPVAESDQFAYRLTGMVRKAGTQTDYLDNDRYFIAPAFTWKPDEDTKLTILTSFQHDNPSSPSGLPAQLTLNATDYSLPRDFYVGDPSYDDSSRNVVNLGYELEHRINETWTFRQNARYTNQRWDYTALGMASTGLAKDGRTINRTATVQNERLNTFNIDNNLVAEFDTGLVEHKFLVGVDYRYFDNSAGTQFWSATTLDAYNPVYGGPIKYLTAKPTVNTLVDSRMTQVGIYAQDELAYENWRATFALRQDWASTRGTSTNRNTNTPRPLDQDDEKLTGRAGLGYVFDNGIAPYVSYSTSFEPVAVSATAGVLQPTTGKQWEAGVKYQPNGWDGYFAAAVYDLRQQNVPISVPLPGGTGSTTEQIGEIQVKGLELEGVTSLAQGLDLRAAYTYMKAEIVSGKDDGNRPPNVPEHAASLWLDYTFQEGSVLEGFGVGGGVRYLGQRFGDTGNTLDLDGVTLADAAIHYQKDHIRASLNIKNIADKKYVASCSSFGCNYGDGRTYMSKLTFTW